The Lonsdalea populi genome window below encodes:
- a CDS encoding hemagglutinin repeat-containing protein, translating into MNKHCYRLIFSRTHGELRVVSELARSCSSEPGQTRGPGAARLWVTVRRALWMLGLALFASPTLAAGIVADNGAAAGQRPDVIATRNGLPQVNITAPNQAGISHNQYSQFDVDQNGAILNNSAAMTSTQMAGMIQGNPNLNAGSAPAKVILNEVNNTNPSQLRGYMEVAGGRAQVIVANPAGIVCNGCGTINAGRMTLTTGKPQLNADGSLAGYQVERGVVRIEGGGLNGDSRHDTEYVDVLARAVEVNAGVWAKEKVNVVAGRNRVSPDGETVVPSAASDEAKPELAIDMGQMGGMYSGQIHMIGTEAGVGVRNQGGQLQAGKTLTVSSEGRLVWQPAQQEAVTQAGESITLTANNDIEHDGKLHSGGTLNVQSRAGSIKQSGTLAAVGDVQISATAGIENTGHLLAGSDANSALIREADLTLTSQGEVRSSGSLLSQKNVALSGKRVDISQAQLAARQATVTAQSGGVGLQQAKVDSQQFTVDTSGDIDARQAQVKSGTWAVGGNNLLNQQAVWVQDDAGESRFNLNGKLDNAQGSIEANNLSLLTGALDNQSGRLVSLDNHAREWQVGGLLNNSDGELGSNGDLALNVGTLKNQAGAVKSLQALRMNSAGDVDNTRGTLLAGTALSLETGQFDNRSGVLGGEQLQLTAQSLNNALGQVISQQDLQLIAHQGLDNQQGFIGAGQDLTVQTEGDWNNQGGAAQSETLISATANNVNNDSGKLLSGDHLSLNAAGGVNNQAGEISATTVELGAANFSNEKGKVIGQRSLAVNAAEALNNAQGLLSSGEKLVLHTDGLLTNRDGEASGGGLNVTAGQLDNAQGNVIAGQNLNLHVQGGVDNTAGLLEAAETLEVQTESDWNNQEGTAQGGGRVVATARHFDNTQGRLQSGGALSLNTAADVINQSGKLTAQDDLSWQGAPTSLLNNDSGSLQSGGDLVLNGGRLSNRRQGVVLGQQALVFELSSDWDNQGGQLTSQGPAALRAANLYNAQGTVNALGSLDMQLTETLDNGSGRIFSQSSQTLAAEDILNDQGWMGSQGEWRANAARFDNTQGSIQAQQGAQLTAAALSNRQGTLQSAADMTLRVAGDIDNRGGKVSAQHQLNVRGNTADDSTGAVNNAGGQWLAGEGLSLTAQRLDNTQGGLLYSQKRLNLNIGTQLDNRQGKLQSGETLTLNAQSLQNEGGTLDSQQQLVLNTSGELSNQGGAVRSNGDQRMTARHVNNQHGVISSQSGLTLNAPLLDNAGGTLISQGVGTYHVDTLNNQQGKVHSGNALTLTGSLVNNQAGQLVSTQDFVLNAAQLNNSGQGTISSQGALDIRSDTLNNRDGGLILGTTRTGVTAREADNTAGRLQSAGAMTLTGLTQLDNTQGRVIANGPLSIHALSNRLTRAASALSVLNPNGFMQSGASLALDALTLNNQGGTLQSQQALTLSVQQDYTHRAGDTLSSNGALTLSVAGVLTNLTDWLLPGDLTLNSAHFSNQGTLVGKSMQVTTGQLTNRGRIEADAMTLDFDTLDNPNAVMGDNLTLRGRVIDNYGSGAVLAATQSLHLRGNERLTNRDGALIFSGGSLKLGSHDLIENRASAIEADGNVTVDAQRLVNERVGLNIERDAESSNYQWQRYNYFWRSYDLTVNTDKNTVAPVTQSLTFQDEAAAQSNPYGTILAIDAAGKRAQVRVKNTSGTLTDMWVNYLALQPNADGSYAMTFYQTTGFWQRAVPTPYQNTVWREFNRGRLEQWDPEKHIDIYSAPNVTDYNNLRERTVTGSLTRDRLIAEGTGARILAGGDMTLRINGSLLNDASVITANGNLGIEGGGNVDNRGYSVNEHRTEVIADHYDRDTRHWYPTTNYDATTALTTIDGIISGQGKVAITAANMTNTTVDQAQISSVEAALKAAEAERAEWERNPLAFSVEGVDGQQANVALAPGGKATAGSPSGLGRPLLPAEVALTAKQYVGSVATSIPDNGLFRQNPATGSPYLVVTDERFTSRTQFVSSDYLLSQVGYDPSTVHKRLGDGFYEQRLVRDQVLSLTGRQSVQGEDAMAQYQNLMNNGIKVAQDFHLVTGVALTPEQIASLQQDIVWMVDETVETASGPQTVLVPKVYLAQSTLRLTGDGTLIAGGELDLSADSIANAGNLFADKALSIDAGQFSHLSGDIKADSINVQAESLTMSTNLQDALRQATLSASDISLSGNDIHLQGAKLDATNNLSLSARDNLDISAAKSSFKSDGLEVISGAMGNRTSDGMEEAGERMATLSGEWQQALGSELKAGGNLSLKAGQDITLRGSQASAGGQLGVQAGGDINLLADKSTNTTHLEANSSTSSVSNSREEDRLLLSAMSGAKGVTLIAGKDLLAEGAQVDSTEGRVGVSADNVTIKEAHQLTNAFDSEDKQDGRTKSQRMIDSASDAVVGSTFSGQGGVTAIAREGDLAVTGSTLHSELGAIALQARNDVAINSATEQESERLEEHSQKKGFLNKSTSSTVQDDSFTTERGSLLSGNSVSVNAGNDLSVSGSAIAADQDVALRAGHNVDISAATETESHYLLEEKTKSGLMSGGGIGFTVGKQSTRHEVDEKGTLQNQSFSTVGSSQGNVSITAGDKLHIGGADLVAGKDLSLSGDSVEIDSGRDEVNRHETFESKQSGFTLALSGTVGSALNTAVSTAQKSRQESDSRLRALQGTKAALSGVQAAQAWDHDSAVTESANAQNAAAGVSSDDPKAAQGSTNTIGVTLSYGSQSSKSETHSESSQAQGSTLNAGRHLSITATGNKNGEESGDISIAGSQLKAAGDMTLDAARDINLLSAQNTEKTVSKNSSQGGSVGVGIGVGSGGYGITVSASVNSSKGHENGNGLTHNETTLDAGSGINLTSGRDTTLKGAQVNGETITADVGRNLTLTSEQDSNSYDAKQQSVSAGASFTFGSMTGSASINMSKDKVNSNYDSVKEQTGLFAGQGGYNITVGNHTQLDGAVIASTADKDKNLLDTGTLGWSDIHNQADYKSEHQSAGFSSGGPIGANLMSNMSALPIGNESSSGHAEGATKAAVSEWGLIIRHQADQSQDVSQLNRDAENANEGAIDPIFDKEKEQKRLRQAQLVSDIASQSLDIYNTYESTKATHSETDNSVKTGVNAVVRALQALAGGDIKAALAQGAAPYLAEKVKEITTDNADYSTLTETQKLNNLMAHAILGGVVAELSGGNGAAGAIGAATGELAAPAIALVLYGTSDSKELTSQQKDNISALATLASGIAGGVSSDSTAGAATGAQAGKNAVENNSLSGDKARESVKQSAEYWKEQIRDKLGNGTTSSMANGIINAIADTGDTAIGSADYVADTAMALASCATGDGYCDKALSDLSGKNQAVADSVKALMQSETWSAVADTIKQASEGNQAALEATGGMLAGIILPGKKVPGATDIGKAESVSGNIIKNDILDNPRVGAGEKGTGSGNKIDQLSNKVVTDIDGKEISIYPDKIKPTATQEFPSVPKSHGFNDIVDNYAGSAVKTPLSNGATLYQLEGSLNGVPGRFEWILDPKLGGVSHRMFVSGGTINGVPSKP; encoded by the coding sequence ATGAACAAACATTGTTACCGTCTTATTTTTAGCCGCACGCACGGTGAGTTACGCGTGGTTTCCGAACTGGCGCGCAGTTGCAGCAGCGAACCGGGTCAGACCCGGGGGCCGGGCGCCGCGCGTCTGTGGGTGACGGTACGCCGTGCGTTATGGATGCTGGGGCTGGCGTTGTTCGCCAGTCCGACGCTCGCGGCGGGCATCGTGGCGGATAACGGTGCGGCGGCGGGCCAGCGGCCCGATGTCATTGCCACGCGGAATGGTCTTCCTCAGGTGAATATCACCGCGCCGAATCAGGCCGGAATATCCCACAACCAGTACAGCCAGTTCGATGTCGATCAGAACGGGGCCATTCTGAATAATTCGGCGGCGATGACCTCCACCCAGATGGCGGGGATGATCCAGGGCAACCCCAACCTGAATGCCGGTAGCGCGCCAGCCAAAGTCATCCTCAATGAAGTCAATAATACTAATCCCAGCCAGCTTCGCGGCTATATGGAAGTCGCGGGCGGACGCGCTCAGGTCATCGTGGCGAACCCGGCGGGGATCGTTTGCAACGGCTGCGGGACGATCAACGCGGGGCGTATGACCCTGACCACCGGCAAACCCCAACTCAATGCGGATGGGAGCCTGGCCGGTTATCAGGTTGAGCGTGGCGTCGTGCGCATCGAAGGCGGCGGGCTGAATGGCGATTCCCGGCATGATACGGAGTATGTCGATGTGCTTGCCCGCGCCGTTGAGGTGAATGCAGGCGTCTGGGCCAAAGAGAAAGTCAACGTCGTCGCAGGCCGCAACCGTGTCAGCCCAGACGGTGAAACCGTCGTTCCTTCCGCGGCATCGGATGAGGCGAAACCCGAGCTGGCCATCGATATGGGCCAGATGGGCGGGATGTACAGCGGCCAGATTCATATGATAGGCACTGAAGCGGGCGTCGGGGTGCGCAATCAGGGCGGACAACTACAGGCAGGCAAAACGCTGACCGTCAGCAGTGAAGGTCGACTGGTCTGGCAGCCTGCCCAGCAAGAGGCCGTGACGCAGGCGGGAGAGTCCATCACTCTGACGGCCAATAATGATATTGAGCACGATGGAAAATTACACAGCGGCGGCACGTTAAATGTTCAGAGCCGGGCGGGCTCGATTAAGCAGTCCGGCACCCTGGCGGCGGTAGGCGATGTCCAAATCTCCGCCACGGCGGGAATTGAAAACACCGGTCACCTGTTGGCAGGCAGTGACGCCAACAGTGCGCTGATACGTGAGGCCGATCTCACGCTTACCAGTCAGGGAGAGGTGCGCAGCAGCGGCAGCCTGTTAAGTCAGAAAAATGTCGCGTTGTCCGGCAAGCGCGTTGATATCAGTCAGGCGCAGCTTGCCGCCAGGCAGGCGACGGTCACCGCCCAGAGTGGCGGTGTCGGGCTGCAGCAAGCCAAAGTCGACAGTCAGCAGTTCACAGTCGATACCTCTGGGGATATCGACGCCCGCCAGGCACAGGTCAAGTCGGGAACCTGGGCCGTGGGCGGCAATAACCTGCTCAACCAGCAGGCGGTTTGGGTGCAGGATGATGCCGGAGAAAGCCGCTTTAACTTGAACGGCAAGCTTGATAATGCGCAGGGGAGTATTGAGGCGAACAACCTGAGTCTCTTGACCGGAGCGCTTGATAACCAGAGTGGTCGGCTGGTGTCGCTCGATAACCACGCACGGGAGTGGCAGGTTGGGGGATTGCTGAATAACAGCGATGGCGAGCTGGGCAGCAACGGCGACCTGGCGCTCAATGTCGGCACGCTGAAAAATCAGGCGGGTGCGGTTAAAAGCCTGCAGGCGCTGCGAATGAACAGCGCAGGCGACGTGGATAACACCCGCGGCACTCTCCTGGCGGGCACAGCGCTAAGCCTTGAAACGGGTCAGTTCGACAACCGCTCAGGGGTGCTTGGCGGGGAGCAGCTACAGCTCACGGCCCAAAGTTTGAACAACGCGCTTGGGCAGGTGATTAGTCAGCAAGATCTTCAGCTTATCGCGCATCAGGGGTTGGATAACCAGCAGGGCTTTATTGGGGCCGGGCAAGATCTGACTGTTCAGACCGAAGGCGACTGGAACAACCAGGGCGGCGCCGCGCAAAGTGAAACTCTGATTAGCGCCACGGCAAACAACGTGAATAACGACAGTGGCAAGCTTTTATCCGGCGACCACCTCTCGCTGAATGCCGCTGGCGGCGTCAACAACCAGGCGGGTGAGATCAGCGCGACGACGGTTGAACTCGGCGCGGCGAATTTCTCGAATGAAAAAGGGAAGGTCATCGGTCAGCGCTCGCTGGCGGTGAACGCGGCAGAGGCGCTGAACAATGCTCAGGGGCTACTGTCCTCCGGCGAGAAACTGGTACTACACACTGACGGGCTATTGACCAATCGGGACGGGGAAGCCAGCGGCGGTGGGCTTAACGTAACGGCCGGACAGCTCGATAACGCGCAGGGTAACGTAATCGCCGGACAAAACCTAAACCTGCATGTTCAGGGCGGCGTGGATAATACTGCCGGACTGCTCGAAGCCGCCGAGACTCTGGAAGTCCAGACCGAAAGCGACTGGAACAACCAGGAGGGAACCGCGCAAGGCGGAGGCCGGGTGGTCGCGACGGCCCGCCACTTCGACAATACGCAGGGGCGGCTACAGTCAGGCGGCGCGTTATCACTGAACACGGCTGCCGATGTCATCAACCAGTCAGGTAAATTAACGGCTCAGGACGACCTCAGCTGGCAAGGCGCACCGACCAGCTTACTGAATAATGACAGCGGTTCGTTACAGAGCGGCGGCGATCTGGTTCTGAACGGCGGGCGTCTGAGCAACCGCCGGCAGGGCGTGGTACTGGGCCAGCAAGCGCTTGTCTTCGAGTTGTCATCAGACTGGGATAATCAGGGCGGTCAGTTGACCAGTCAGGGGCCGGCCGCGCTGCGCGCCGCTAATCTGTACAACGCGCAGGGAACGGTTAACGCGTTGGGCAGTCTGGATATGCAACTGACGGAGACGCTGGATAACGGCAGCGGCCGCATTTTCAGTCAATCTTCGCAAACGCTGGCGGCAGAAGACATCCTGAATGACCAGGGGTGGATGGGCAGTCAGGGGGAATGGCGCGCCAACGCCGCCCGCTTTGACAATACGCAGGGCAGCATACAGGCGCAACAGGGCGCACAGCTGACGGCGGCGGCGTTGTCTAACCGTCAGGGGACATTGCAGTCCGCCGCAGACATGACCTTGAGGGTGGCGGGCGATATCGATAACCGTGGGGGTAAGGTCAGCGCGCAGCATCAGCTGAATGTGCGAGGCAACACGGCGGACGATAGCACCGGCGCCGTGAACAATGCGGGCGGGCAGTGGCTGGCGGGAGAAGGCTTAAGCCTGACTGCGCAAAGGCTGGATAATACGCAGGGCGGTTTGTTGTATAGCCAGAAGCGGCTAAATCTCAATATAGGAACGCAGCTCGATAATCGGCAAGGCAAGCTGCAAAGCGGTGAAACGCTGACGCTCAATGCGCAATCCCTTCAAAACGAGGGCGGCACGCTAGACAGCCAGCAACAGCTGGTGCTGAACACGTCGGGGGAACTCAGCAATCAGGGGGGAGCGGTACGCAGCAATGGCGACCAGCGCATGACCGCCCGTCATGTTAACAACCAGCACGGGGTCATCAGCAGCCAAAGCGGCCTGACCCTTAACGCTCCGCTGCTGGACAACGCGGGCGGAACGCTCATTAGCCAGGGCGTGGGGACGTACCACGTCGATACGCTGAATAACCAGCAGGGTAAAGTGCATAGCGGCAATGCGCTGACGCTGACCGGGAGTCTGGTCAACAATCAGGCGGGACAGCTGGTTTCTACGCAAGATTTTGTCCTCAACGCCGCACAGTTGAACAATAGCGGACAAGGGACCATCAGTAGTCAGGGCGCGCTGGATATCCGAAGCGATACGTTGAATAACCGTGATGGCGGACTGATCTTAGGGACGACGCGCACAGGGGTGACCGCGCGTGAAGCGGATAACACAGCAGGGCGCCTGCAAAGCGCCGGGGCGATGACGCTGACAGGACTGACCCAGTTAGACAACACTCAGGGACGAGTGATCGCTAACGGGCCGCTCAGCATTCATGCTCTCAGCAATCGTCTGACGCGCGCGGCTTCTGCGCTGTCGGTATTGAACCCCAACGGATTCATGCAGAGCGGGGCATCGCTGGCTCTTGATGCGCTCACTTTGAATAATCAGGGCGGTACGCTGCAGAGCCAGCAGGCGTTAACCCTCAGCGTACAGCAGGATTATACCCATCGCGCGGGCGACACCTTGAGCAGCAACGGCGCACTGACGCTGTCCGTCGCCGGCGTCTTGACGAACCTGACGGACTGGCTGCTTCCCGGCGACCTGACCTTAAACAGCGCTCACTTCAGCAACCAAGGCACATTGGTCGGTAAGTCGATGCAGGTCACCACCGGGCAATTGACCAACCGTGGACGGATTGAAGCCGACGCGATGACGCTCGACTTCGATACGTTGGATAACCCGAATGCGGTGATGGGCGACAACCTGACCCTCCGTGGCCGCGTCATTGACAACTATGGCTCGGGGGCGGTGCTGGCGGCCACCCAGTCGCTCCATTTACGCGGTAATGAGCGTCTGACTAACCGTGACGGCGCCCTGATTTTCAGCGGCGGCAGCTTAAAGTTGGGCAGTCACGATCTCATCGAAAACCGGGCCAGCGCGATTGAGGCGGACGGCAATGTGACGGTCGATGCGCAGCGGTTGGTCAACGAGCGCGTGGGGCTGAACATCGAGCGCGATGCGGAGTCCAGTAATTACCAATGGCAGCGCTACAACTACTTCTGGCGTTCATATGACTTAACGGTCAACACTGATAAGAACACCGTGGCCCCCGTCACGCAGTCGCTGACGTTCCAAGATGAGGCTGCGGCGCAAAGCAATCCTTACGGCACGATTCTGGCGATTGATGCAGCCGGCAAGCGTGCGCAGGTTCGTGTGAAAAACACGTCTGGAACGTTAACGGACATGTGGGTCAATTACCTTGCCCTGCAACCGAATGCGGACGGCAGCTATGCCATGACGTTTTATCAAACCACGGGGTTCTGGCAGAGAGCGGTGCCGACGCCTTACCAAAATACCGTCTGGCGCGAATTTAACCGAGGCAGGCTGGAACAGTGGGACCCGGAAAAGCACATCGATATTTACAGCGCGCCGAACGTCACGGACTACAACAACCTGCGTGAGCGTACGGTGACCGGCTCGCTCACGCGTGACAGACTGATTGCGGAAGGGACCGGCGCCCGAATTCTGGCGGGCGGCGACATGACGCTGCGTATCAACGGCTCCTTGCTCAATGACGCCAGCGTGATTACCGCAAATGGCAATCTGGGGATTGAAGGGGGCGGCAACGTTGATAACCGGGGATACTCCGTCAACGAACATCGCACCGAAGTGATTGCCGACCACTACGACAGAGATACGCGTCACTGGTATCCCACCACAAACTACGATGCCACTACGGCCCTCACGACGATCGACGGCATCATTTCCGGTCAAGGAAAGGTCGCCATCACCGCGGCGAATATGACTAATACGACTGTGGATCAGGCTCAGATCAGCAGCGTGGAAGCGGCGCTGAAAGCGGCCGAGGCGGAAAGGGCGGAGTGGGAGCGTAACCCGCTGGCGTTTAGCGTTGAGGGCGTCGACGGTCAGCAGGCTAACGTGGCGCTAGCCCCGGGCGGTAAAGCCACGGCCGGAAGCCCATCGGGATTAGGCCGACCGCTGCTGCCAGCCGAAGTGGCGCTGACGGCTAAGCAATATGTCGGCAGCGTCGCGACCTCGATTCCGGACAATGGTCTGTTCCGCCAGAATCCGGCGACGGGCAGCCCTTATCTGGTGGTCACCGATGAACGGTTTACCAGCCGCACGCAGTTTGTCAGCAGCGATTATCTGCTGTCGCAGGTAGGGTATGACCCGTCGACGGTGCATAAACGTCTGGGTGACGGATTCTACGAACAGCGATTGGTGCGGGATCAGGTGCTGAGTCTGACCGGACGTCAGTCCGTTCAGGGTGAAGATGCCATGGCGCAGTACCAGAATCTGATGAACAACGGCATCAAAGTGGCGCAGGACTTTCATCTGGTCACGGGCGTGGCGTTGACGCCGGAGCAGATCGCCTCACTTCAGCAGGATATCGTCTGGATGGTTGACGAGACGGTCGAGACGGCTTCAGGTCCGCAAACCGTTCTCGTGCCTAAGGTTTACCTCGCTCAGTCCACACTGCGCCTGACAGGTGATGGCACGCTGATTGCCGGTGGCGAACTGGATCTCTCTGCGGACAGCATCGCGAATGCGGGCAATCTGTTCGCCGACAAGGCGCTGAGCATCGATGCGGGGCAATTTTCGCATCTGAGTGGCGATATCAAGGCTGACAGCATTAACGTTCAGGCGGAAAGCCTGACTATGAGTACGAATCTTCAGGACGCCTTGCGTCAGGCCACCCTAAGCGCCAGCGACATCAGCCTCAGCGGCAACGACATCCATCTGCAGGGCGCCAAGCTTGACGCGACGAATAACCTTAGCTTGAGCGCTCGCGATAATCTGGACATCAGCGCGGCGAAAAGCAGCTTCAAGTCTGATGGGTTGGAAGTCATTTCCGGTGCGATGGGCAATCGAACCAGCGACGGTATGGAAGAAGCCGGTGAGCGTATGGCGACACTCAGCGGGGAGTGGCAACAGGCTCTGGGGAGCGAGCTGAAGGCCGGGGGCAATTTGTCGCTCAAAGCCGGCCAAGATATTACGCTGCGCGGCAGTCAGGCCAGCGCGGGAGGGCAGCTAGGCGTGCAAGCGGGCGGCGATATCAATTTGCTGGCGGACAAATCCACCAACACCACCCACCTTGAGGCCAACAGCAGCACGTCGTCAGTGAGCAATAGTCGGGAGGAAGATCGTCTGCTACTCAGCGCAATGAGCGGCGCCAAGGGGGTCACCTTGATCGCAGGCAAGGATTTGCTCGCGGAGGGCGCTCAGGTCGACAGTACGGAAGGTCGGGTCGGCGTCAGTGCGGATAACGTCACGATTAAAGAAGCGCATCAGCTAACGAATGCTTTCGACAGCGAAGACAAACAGGATGGGAGGACGAAAAGTCAGCGCATGATTGATAGCGCCAGCGATGCCGTGGTGGGCAGCACCTTTAGCGGGCAGGGCGGCGTGACTGCGATTGCGCGTGAAGGCGATCTTGCCGTTACCGGCAGTACGCTGCACAGCGAACTGGGCGCGATTGCGCTACAGGCCAGAAACGATGTGGCGATAAACAGCGCAACCGAACAAGAGTCTGAACGCCTTGAAGAGCATTCGCAGAAAAAAGGCTTTTTGAACAAGAGCACCAGCTCCACGGTACAAGATGATAGCTTCACGACGGAACGAGGTTCGCTGCTGAGCGGTAACAGCGTCAGCGTGAATGCGGGGAATGATCTGTCCGTCAGCGGCTCGGCGATCGCAGCCGACCAAGATGTTGCACTGCGGGCGGGCCACAACGTGGATATCTCTGCCGCCACGGAAACCGAGTCTCATTATCTGCTGGAAGAAAAGACCAAGAGCGGTCTGATGAGCGGTGGCGGTATCGGCTTTACCGTCGGTAAGCAGTCGACCCGTCACGAGGTTGACGAAAAAGGAACGCTACAGAATCAGAGTTTCAGCACGGTGGGCAGTAGCCAAGGCAATGTGAGCATCACCGCTGGCGATAAACTGCATATCGGCGGGGCCGATCTGGTGGCAGGCAAAGACCTCAGCCTGAGCGGCGACAGCGTTGAGATTGACTCTGGCCGCGACGAAGTCAATCGCCATGAGACCTTTGAATCGAAACAGAGCGGCTTTACGTTAGCGTTATCCGGCACGGTAGGCAGCGCGCTGAACACGGCGGTGAGTACGGCGCAGAAATCGAGGCAGGAAAGTGATAGTCGACTCAGAGCGTTGCAAGGCACGAAAGCGGCATTGAGCGGTGTTCAGGCGGCTCAGGCCTGGGATCACGATAGTGCGGTCACGGAATCAGCTAATGCGCAAAACGCCGCGGCAGGCGTGTCTTCGGACGATCCTAAAGCAGCACAGGGCTCTACCAATACGATCGGCGTGACCTTGTCTTATGGCAGCCAATCGTCGAAAAGCGAAACGCACAGTGAAAGCAGTCAGGCGCAGGGCAGTACGCTTAATGCAGGTCGTCATCTCTCGATTACAGCGACAGGCAACAAGAACGGTGAGGAAAGTGGCGACATCTCCATCGCCGGCAGTCAGTTGAAGGCGGCTGGTGATATGACACTGGATGCCGCCAGAGACATCAACCTGTTGTCAGCCCAGAATACGGAGAAAACCGTCAGTAAAAACAGCAGTCAGGGGGGCAGTGTCGGCGTCGGCATCGGTGTGGGCTCTGGCGGATACGGCATTACCGTATCCGCCAGCGTGAACAGCAGTAAAGGTCATGAAAACGGCAACGGACTGACGCACAACGAAACGACGTTGGATGCGGGCAGCGGTATTAATCTTACCAGCGGACGTGATACAACCTTGAAAGGCGCACAGGTCAATGGTGAGACCATCACCGCCGACGTGGGGCGTAACCTGACGCTCACGAGTGAGCAGGATAGCAACAGTTACGACGCCAAGCAGCAGAGTGTCAGCGCGGGAGCCAGCTTCACCTTTGGTTCGATGACGGGCTCCGCCAGCATCAATATGTCTAAAGACAAGGTGAACAGCAATTACGACTCTGTGAAGGAGCAGACCGGACTGTTTGCCGGTCAAGGTGGCTATAACATTACGGTCGGCAACCATACCCAGCTTGATGGCGCAGTGATAGCGAGCACGGCGGACAAGGACAAGAACCTGCTGGATACGGGGACGCTGGGCTGGAGCGACATTCATAATCAGGCCGATTACAAATCGGAGCATCAAAGCGCGGGCTTCAGCAGCGGTGGTCCGATAGGTGCCAATCTGATGAGCAACATGAGCGCGTTGCCGATAGGCAATGAGAGCAGCAGCGGACATGCAGAGGGCGCCACCAAGGCGGCGGTGAGCGAATGGGGATTGATAATCCGCCATCAGGCCGACCAGTCTCAGGACGTGTCACAGCTGAATCGTGATGCGGAGAACGCGAATGAAGGCGCCATCGACCCGATATTCGACAAGGAAAAAGAGCAGAAGCGTCTGCGACAGGCGCAATTGGTGAGCGACATCGCCAGCCAGTCGCTAGATATTTATAATACGTACGAGTCGACGAAAGCGACGCATTCTGAAACGGATAATAGTGTTAAAACCGGAGTGAATGCGGTGGTCCGTGCGTTGCAGGCCTTGGCGGGGGGAGACATCAAAGCGGCGCTGGCGCAGGGAGCTGCGCCGTATTTGGCGGAGAAGGTGAAGGAAATCACGACGGATAATGCGGATTACAGCACGCTGACGGAAACGCAGAAGCTGAACAACTTGATGGCGCATGCGATACTGGGTGGGGTGGTAGCAGAGCTTAGCGGCGGTAATGGCGCAGCGGGAGCCATAGGCGCGGCGACAGGCGAGTTGGCGGCACCTGCGATAGCTTTGGTATTGTACGGCACATCGGACAGTAAAGAGCTGACGTCGCAACAGAAAGATAATATTAGCGCGTTGGCGACGCTGGCCTCTGGTATCGCGGGGGGAGTGAGCAGCGACAGCACAGCGGGTGCAGCGACGGGCGCGCAGGCGGGTAAGAATGCGGTGGAGAATAACTCGCTGTCGGGTGACAAAGCCCGCGAATCCGTTAAGCAGAGCGCCGAATACTGGAAAGAGCAGATCCGGGATAAGCTGGGTAACGGGACAACTTCTTCCATGGCGAACGGTATTATCAATGCCATTGCGGATACCGGGGACACCGCGATAGGCTCCGCAGATTATGTTGCAGACACAGCGATGGCGCTGGCTTCCTGTGCAACGGGAGATGGTTACTGCGACAAAGCGCTGAGTGATTTATCGGGTAAGAATCAGGCGGTGGCAGACAGCGTTAAAGCGCTGATGCAGAGCGAAACCTGGTCAGCGGTTGCCGATACCATCAAACAGGCGTCTGAAGGCAATCAGGCAGCGCTGGAAGCCACGGGCGGGATGCTGGCCGGGATTATATTACCGGGTAAGAAGGTGCCGGGTGCTACTGATATAGGGAAAGCGGAATCAGTTAGTGGAAATATTATTAAGAATGATATTTTAGATAATCCAAGGGTGGGGGCCGGTGAAAAAGGCACTGGTAGTGGAAACAAAATAGACCAACTGTCCAATAAAGTTGTTACTGATATTGATGGAAAAGAGATCTCTATTTATCCGGATAAAATCAAACCAACGGCTACTCAGGAGTTTCCTTCAGTTCCTAAGTCTCATGGGTTTAATGACATTGTAGATAACTATGCGGGTTCTGCTGTTAAAACCCCATTGAGTAACGGCGCAACTCTCTATCAGTTAGAGGGCAGTTTGAATGGCGTACCTGGGCGATTTGAGTGGATACTGGATCCCAAATTAGGTGGAGTTAGCCACAGAATGTTTGTTTCTGGCGGCACAATTAATGGAGTACCATCAAAGCCATGA